A genomic stretch from Bradyrhizobium quebecense includes:
- the thrC gene encoding threonine synthase — MTRYISTRGEAPALGFCDVMLTGLARDGGLYVPETWPQLSHETIAGFFGRPYWEVAVEIIRPFAVGEISDAELGRMANEAYATFRHPAVVPLDQIGPNQFLLELFHGPTLAFKDVAMQLISRLMDHVLAKRAQRTTIVVATSGDTGGAAVEAFANLDNVDLVVLFPNGRISEVQRRMMTTTGAANVHALAIEGTFDDCQALVKEMFNNHRFRDQVALSGVNSINWARIVAQVVYYFTSAVALGAPQRTVDFTVPTGNFGDIFAGYVAKRMGLPIRWLRIAANVNDILPRTLKTGNYEVREVHATASPSMDIQVSSNFERLLFEASGRDADQVRRLMASLKQSGRFVLPDATLAAVRRDFDAGRADETETAAAIRAAWREAGDLVDPHTAVALAVADRDTSDSKIPNIVLSTAHAAKFPDAVEAACGVRPQLPAWLGSLMTKSEQMTVMKNDSAEVERFVLSVSRAAKQGVA, encoded by the coding sequence TTGACGCGGTATATTTCGACCCGGGGTGAGGCCCCGGCGCTTGGCTTCTGCGATGTGATGCTGACCGGGCTTGCCCGCGATGGCGGACTCTACGTGCCCGAGACCTGGCCGCAGCTTTCGCACGAGACCATCGCCGGCTTCTTCGGCCGTCCCTATTGGGAGGTCGCGGTCGAGATCATCCGGCCGTTTGCCGTCGGCGAGATTTCCGACGCCGAGCTCGGCCGCATGGCGAACGAGGCCTATGCCACCTTTCGCCATCCCGCCGTGGTGCCGCTCGACCAGATCGGCCCGAACCAGTTCCTGCTCGAGCTGTTCCACGGGCCGACGCTGGCGTTCAAGGACGTCGCGATGCAGCTGATCTCGCGGCTGATGGATCACGTGCTGGCCAAGCGCGCGCAGCGCACCACCATCGTGGTCGCAACCTCGGGCGATACCGGCGGCGCCGCGGTCGAAGCATTTGCCAATCTCGACAATGTCGATCTCGTGGTGCTGTTTCCGAACGGGCGCATCTCCGAGGTGCAGCGCCGCATGATGACGACGACCGGCGCCGCCAATGTCCATGCGCTGGCGATCGAAGGCACGTTCGACGATTGCCAGGCGCTGGTGAAGGAGATGTTCAACAACCATCGCTTCCGCGACCAGGTGGCGCTCTCGGGCGTCAACTCGATCAACTGGGCGCGCATCGTGGCACAGGTGGTCTATTATTTCACCTCGGCGGTCGCGCTCGGCGCGCCGCAGCGGACGGTGGATTTCACGGTGCCGACCGGCAATTTCGGCGACATCTTCGCGGGCTATGTGGCGAAGCGGATGGGGCTGCCGATCCGCTGGTTGCGGATTGCCGCCAACGTCAACGACATCCTGCCGCGCACGCTGAAGACCGGCAATTACGAGGTGCGCGAGGTGCACGCGACGGCATCGCCGTCGATGGACATCCAGGTGTCCTCGAATTTCGAGCGGCTATTGTTCGAGGCCAGCGGCCGCGACGCCGATCAGGTTCGCCGCCTGATGGCCTCGCTGAAGCAGTCCGGCCGCTTCGTGCTGCCGGATGCGACGCTGGCCGCGGTGCGCCGCGATTTCGACGCCGGCCGCGCCGACGAAACCGAGACGGCGGCCGCGATCCGCGCCGCCTGGCGCGAGGCCGGCGATCTCGTCGATCCGCACACCGCGGTGGCGCTCGCGGTTGCCGACCGCGACACCTCGGACTCCAAGATCCCGAACATCGTGCTGTCGACCGCGCATGCGGCCAAATTCCCCGACGCGGTCGAGGCGGCCTGCGGGGTGCGTCCGCAACTGCCGGCCTGGCTCGGAAGCCTGATGACCAAGTCCGAACAGATGACTGTGATGAAGAATGATTCTGCCGAGGTCGAGCGCTTCGTGCTGTCGGTCAGCCGTGCCGCCAAGCAGGGAGTTGCCTGA
- a CDS encoding M16 family metallopeptidase, which translates to MSVEITKLPSGLTVVTDTMPHLETAALGVWAGVGGRDEKPNEHGISHLLEHMAFKGTARRSSREIVEEIEAVGGDLNAGTSTETTAYYARVMKADVPLALDVLSDILANPSFVPDELEREKSVIVQEIGAAQDTPDDVVFEHLNELCYPDQPMGRSLLGTAKTLKAFNRDTLRGYLSTHYRAPDMVVAAAGAVDHKRVVEDVAEKFASFDATPAPKPQAAMFGKGGSRVVHRDLEQAHLTLALEGVPQTDLSLFSLQVFTNTLGGGMSSRLFQEVREKRGLCYSIYTFHAPYTDTGFFGLYTGTDPADAPEMMEVIVDVINDAVETLTEAEVARAKAQMKAGLLMALESCSSRAEQLARHVLAYGRPQTVEELVARIDAVSVESSRNAARALLSRSRPAVVALGSGRGLDTAVSFAEGLTKSKAKTLLH; encoded by the coding sequence ATGAGCGTTGAAATCACCAAGCTGCCGAGCGGCCTGACCGTCGTCACCGATACCATGCCGCATCTGGAGACCGCGGCGCTTGGGGTCTGGGCCGGCGTCGGCGGGCGCGACGAAAAGCCGAACGAGCACGGCATCTCGCATCTCCTGGAACACATGGCGTTCAAGGGCACCGCGCGGCGCTCCTCGCGCGAGATCGTCGAGGAGATCGAGGCGGTCGGCGGCGACCTCAATGCCGGGACCTCGACCGAGACCACGGCCTATTACGCGCGGGTGATGAAGGCCGACGTGCCGCTGGCGCTCGACGTGCTCTCCGACATCCTCGCCAATCCGTCCTTCGTGCCGGACGAGCTGGAGCGCGAGAAGAGCGTCATCGTGCAGGAGATCGGCGCGGCGCAGGATACGCCCGACGACGTCGTGTTCGAGCATCTCAACGAGCTCTGCTATCCGGACCAGCCGATGGGCCGCTCGCTGCTCGGCACCGCCAAGACGCTGAAGGCCTTCAACCGCGACACGCTGCGCGGCTATCTGTCGACGCATTACCGTGCCCCGGACATGGTGGTCGCCGCCGCCGGCGCTGTCGATCACAAGCGCGTCGTCGAGGACGTCGCCGAGAAATTCGCGAGCTTCGACGCCACGCCGGCGCCGAAGCCGCAGGCTGCGATGTTCGGCAAGGGCGGCTCGCGGGTGGTGCATCGCGATCTCGAGCAGGCGCATCTGACGCTGGCGCTCGAAGGCGTGCCGCAGACCGACCTGTCGCTGTTCTCGCTGCAGGTCTTCACCAACACGCTCGGCGGCGGGATGTCGTCGCGGCTGTTCCAGGAGGTGCGCGAGAAGCGTGGGCTGTGCTACTCGATCTACACTTTCCACGCCCCCTACACCGACACCGGCTTCTTCGGGCTCTACACCGGGACCGATCCCGCCGACGCGCCGGAAATGATGGAAGTCATCGTCGACGTCATCAATGACGCGGTGGAGACCCTGACCGAGGCCGAGGTCGCCCGCGCCAAGGCGCAGATGAAGGCCGGCCTGTTGATGGCGCTGGAAAGCTGTTCATCCCGGGCCGAGCAGCTGGCACGCCATGTGCTAGCCTATGGCCGGCCGCAGACGGTGGAAGAGCTGGTGGCGCGGATCGACGCGGTCTCGGTCGAATCGAGCCGCAACGCCGCCCGCGCGCTGCTGTCGCGCAGCCGGCCCGCCGTCGTTGCACTCGGCAGCGGCAGGGGTCTGGACACGGCGGTGTCTTTTGCGGAAGGATTGACGA